The Coffea arabica cultivar ET-39 chromosome 9e, Coffea Arabica ET-39 HiFi, whole genome shotgun sequence genome has a window encoding:
- the LOC140014590 gene encoding uncharacterized protein → MVSRRYIWNLRIPLCISIFMWRLLNNAIPLPDILQSLGFNMHSKCPFYPSCETLDHLFSLCPLADELWSFFERLLDISRSRNDEILARLQGLWSHSTESSTRGCFSQVLPAVVCWEIWKDRNLHFFEGIVTLAAQLRRLIMMNVQAIVRAWPRPSKNSDAGLPTTGLISFPAPRRPCSKQTFFWEAPPFPLTKLNMDGSSLGNPELSGGRGIIRDHSGHVLAAFSTFFGHCTSLEAEARALLEGLLNCQAHGCSWVWIEMDFKVLLDVIRVKVKCPWRIDNIVCQI, encoded by the coding sequence ATGGTATCACGGCGCTATATTTGGAACTTACGAATCCCATTGTGCATTTCAATATTCATGTGGCGGCTTTTGAACAATGCGATTCCCCTGCCTGATATTCTCCAAAGCTTAGGATTCAACATGCACTCAAAATGCCCCTTCTACCCCAGCTGCGAGACACTGGACCATTTATTCTCCTTGTGCCCTCTTGCTGATGAACTCTGGTCTTTCTTTGAGCGGCTTCTAGATATTTCGCGGTCTAGGAATGATGAAATTCTAGCTCGTCTGCAAGGCCTATGGTCTCACTCCACTGAGTCGTCCACGAGAGGCTGCTTTTCACAGGTTCTGCCCGCCGTTGTTTGTTGGGAAATCTGGAAAGATCGGAACCTCCACTTCTTTGAAGGTATAGTCACCTTGGCTGCTCAGCTCCGTCGTCTCATCATGATGAATGTGCAAGCCATCGTGCGTGCCTGGCCCCGGCCAAGCAAGAATTCAGACGCCGGTCTTCCGACCACGGGCTTGATTTCTTTCCCTGCCCCACGAAGGCCCTGTTCAAAACAAACCTTTTTTTGGGAAGCACCCCCGTTCCCACTAACGAAACTAAACATGGATGGGTCCTCACTGGGCAACCCCGAGCTCTCCGGTGGGAGAGGTATCATTCGGGATCATTCAGGGCATGTGCTAGCGGCTTTTTCTACTTTCTTTGGACATTGCACAAGCTTAGAAGCGGAGGCACGGGCACTGTTAGAAGGGCTTCTTAACTGCCAGGCACACGGTTGTTCCTGGGTTTGGATAGAAATGGACTTCAAAGTGTTGTTGGATGTGATTCGGGTGAAAGTAAAATGCCCGTGGCGCATTGATAATATTGTCTGCCAGATCTAG